The Sporosarcina ureae genomic sequence GATTGGCCTCTTAACTGGTGTTTTTCTCGCTATGTTCTTAAAATTTATGCAGTCAATTACAGGTCACAAAGTATATACTTTGTTATTGAATGTTGATTACATACCTATCGTAAAAGAGTATGCATTTCCAGAAGTGATTGAAGTGTTTTTCCATCTAATTGTTTCAATTGTTCTCTGTATCATATTGGTGATTCTGTATGATAAGAGTAGTGGTTTCATTCGTAATCATGCGATATTGTTCCCTTTTCTAGTAAATTTAGCCATCGGATTATTATTGTATCCGACAACTTCTTTTTCTGATCGTACGCCCCCTGTCACGAATATGGTTTCCTTGTTCTGGTGGATGGTCGGACACGCTGTCTATGGTTTCTTCGTAGGAGTTTTGATCAGCAAGAAATCAAAAAGTATAAAATAAGTCTATACCCATCAATTATTCTAGTGTTTATGGGTAGATCTATGTATAATCAAGTAAACTAAACATTGTACAAAGTATTAACAACCTAGAAGCCAGCAGCTTGTTCGTGCCAGTGGAAGAAAAGGAGAATTCCAATATGTGGAGTACGAAAAAACGCAAAACCCCATCACTAGTCCGACCTATTTCCGCTGTTCCTATCAACTTGCAAGTACCTACTAAAGAGATTCAATTGCAGTTAGATGCTATTCAATTAAGTGAGCGAGATTTACAACTTTTACGTGCGTTAAAAGGCCCGATGAACGACCGGATGGATGAAATTGTAGAAGCATTCTATTCTAGTGTGATAGCCGTTCCTACATTGTCTCAAATGATTAAAAAGTACAGTACAACCGATTATTTACGTAAGACGCTAGCTATACATCTCGCGGGATTATTCGACGGTGTGATTAATGAATCCTATTTGATCAATCGAAGTAAAGTAGCTGGTGCTCATTTACGCATTGGTTTGGAACCTAAATGGTATATCGCGGCTTTTCAAAACTTGCATTCAACGATGCTCGATATATTATTTGATTTAGAATTAGATCGTGCAGAAGAGCATGAAATGATTGTGGCGTTAAGTAAGATTTTGAATTTCGAGAAGCAGTTGGTTCTTGAGGCATTCGAAGAGAGTACGAATGACGCAATTCATGCAAATCAGCAACAAGTGAAAAATAGCGTCAAGCAACAAATTGGTAGTATTGCGCTGGAGATTGAAGGGAAGTCCGAGTCAACATATGCAGTCGTCAACGATTTGATTGAGCAATCTACCGTACTCGAAGGGGAAATTCAAGAAAGTATTGTCCGTTCCGAAACTTCAGTAGATCAAGCGCAGTCTGGAATCGAACAGATGGCACAGATGGTGGTCACTTCGGAGACGATCGTTAAGGAAACACAAGGCATGGCGGCATTAATTGAAGAACTGAATCGTTCATCCATTCAAATTGAAGAAGTCGTTCAGTTAGTGAAAAATATAGCTGATCAGACCAATCTCTTAGCACTGAATTCTGCAATTGAAGCGGCACGTGCGGGTGTCCATGGAAAAGGTTTCGCGGTTGTGGCGGATGAAGTCCGAAATCTAGCTGATCAGACGAAACGTTCGACAGATAATATTGCACAACACGTCGCGCAGTCGAAGGCGAAGACACGAGCCGTTCATGATGCGATAGATACCGTCACGAAGTTTGCGGATATGGGCATGAAAGAAACGGAAACAACTAGAGAAACATTTCGGAACATAACAGAGACGGTTCATTTGACGATTGACGATATCCAGCATTTTTCAGATCATATGAAAAATTTGCAAGGCGTCATTACATCAATTGGCGATGTATCGAAAGAAGTCGTTTCAACTTCTTATGAGTTGGAAGAAGCGATAAATGTCCTATAAAAGGAAGTGAGTCTGCATGTTTTTAGCCTGGAGCGAAATAAAAAAGAATAAATTACGGTTTTTACTCATTACATCGATTTTGCTATTGGTGTCTTTCCTCGTGTTCTTCCTATCCGGACTGGCAAATGGATTAGCCAGCATGAACAGAGAAGCGATCGATACATGGAAAGTCGATGCCGTTTTACTGACAGAGGAATCTGATAAGAGTTTGTATGAATCGGCACTTAACAAGGAAGTAGCCGAAGAGTTGAATGCGAAAGAAACGGCTGTTGTCAGTCAAATGGGTGCCATCGCAAACAATGGTGCCACCAAGCAAAATGTGATGCTCTTCGGTATTGATAGAGAAGAGTTCATCAAGCCGGAAGTCAGTGAAGGAGACCCGACATTTTATGTTCAAAACGGTGTCGTGGCATCTGATGTGTTAAAAGATGAAGGCTTTAGAATCGGGGACACACTCGAGTTGTCTTCATCTGATACGGAACTGACAATTGTCGGCTTTACAGAAAAGGCTCGTTTCAATGCATCGCCTATTCTCTATATGAAGTTAAATGATATGCAGAAAATTAAATATGGAGACGCCTATACAATGAATAAAGACATGGTCAATGCGATTGTCATCAAAGACAAAGACTGGGATACACTTTCCTTGCCTGACAATACGGAAATCATTGAAACGGAAACGTTTATTGAGAATCTGCCAGGTTATACAGAGCAAAATTTGACGTTAACGTATATGATTTACTTCCTATTCGTCATTTCAGCTGCTATCGTTGCGATTTTCCTGTACGTATTGACAGTACAAAAAATCAGTATGTTCGGTCTGATGAAGGCGCAAGGAATTTCCAGTGCTTATTTGGCAAGATCAGTAATCGCGCAGACGTTCATTCTTGCGTTGATCGGGGTAGTCCTCGCGTTCGGTCTGACGTTGCTTGCGGGAAGCTTCCTGCCAAATGCAGTACCTATCATGTTTGATATACCTACCATGATAATTTATGGTTTGGTCTTAATAGTAGTGGCAATTCTCGGAGCAGTCATTTCGGTTTGGACGATTATCCGAATTGATCCGCTAGAAGCGATAGGAGGGTAAACGATGGTACTGGAATTACGAAATACAAAAAAGACGTTCGGTGAAGGCAATACGTTAGTCGAAGCGATGAAAGAGACAAATTTCGTAGTTGAGCGTGGTGAATTGGTGGCAGTCATCGGTCCATCAGGGTCAGGAAAAAGTACGTTCCTGACAGTGGCTGGCGGTCTACAATCTCCAAGCGAAGGCCAAGTCATCATTAACGGGAAAGAATTATCGCAACTGAATGAAAAGCAACGTTCAAAAATCCGTTTACAGGAAATCGGATTTATATTGCAGGCTTCCAACCTCGTGCCGTTTCTAACTGTCGACGAGCAACTTGAATTGCTGAATAAAGTAAAGAGAGGCAATATGTCGAAAGACGAGCAACGTAAGTTATACGAGGATTTGGGTATTACCAAGTTGCACAAAAATTATCCTTCTGATTTATCGGGTGGTGAACGGCAGCGTGTGGCGATTGCTAAAGCGTTGTTCAGTAAGCCAGCAATTCTTTTGGCAGATGAGCCTACCGCTTCACTTGATTCGGATCGGGCGTTCGAGGTAATGGAGTTATTGCGTAATGAAACGAAGACCAATCAGACGGCGACCATTGTCGTGACACATGACGTGCGGTTGATTAAGTACGTGGATAAGGTGTACAAGATGACGGATGGTGTGTTAAGGCTGGAGAGTGTGGCTGAGGCGGATTTAAATGAGTGAGTGGAATGCTCGGTAAATAATAAAAATAAACGCTTCGGACGGCTATTTATGGCTTTCCGAAGCGTTCTTTATTGGGTATGCTCATGAAATTGGGGTGAGTGATCTATACACGGGGGGAAGCGCTCTATGCCATGTGTTAAGCGCTCTATCACACGTGTTATCCGCTCATAGTCCGTGGGTGGGTGCTCTATGCCACTTGTTAAGCGCTCTATCACACGTGTTATCCGCTCATAGTCCGTGGGTGAGTGCTCTATGCCACTTGTTAAGCGCTCTATCAGACGTGTTATCCGCTCATAGCCCGTGGGTGAGTGCTCTATCCCACGTGTTAACCGCTCTATCACACGTGTTATCCGCTCATAGTCCATGGGTAACCGCTCTATCCCACGAGGTAGCCGCTCTATCAAACGTGCAAACCGCTCATAGCCCATTCACGAACGCTCTAAACCCCAAGCATTACCCCAATAAACCGGAGATAATCTTCCGGGCTACCATGATATCCTTCGTTCCATGCACCAACATCCGGCCATCACGGAATAATACGAGTCGATGATCGTTGTATTCACAGGAAACCAAATATGGATTTTGCTTTAAATTAGAAACAATACCGCGAATCGATTCGGCGAATGGTAATAGTTCCACTTGTCGGTGCTTCGGCCAGGTTAGTTGTACAGTGTCGCGTCCACACAGCACGGCAGTCCGAATGACTTCATTGGCAGACAGATAAGGGTAGACAGGAGTGGCTGAGCAACTTGGACAACTGGGTTTCTTCATACTTTGCACGTCCATTGCAGCACGTTCGCCTGTCCAAAGATCGACGGATTCTAGACGCGGTTCCATCGACGCGCCCGTTATACACTTCAGCAATTCGGCGGTTTGACGGGCGGCTGTCGTGACGACGATTGGCGAGATGACGCCGACTGTATCGCATGTCAATGACTGTGGCGGTAACGCTTCGAGCAGACAATGTAAGCAGGGTGAGCCTTCTTTTACACCAATAGGAAACGTCAGCCCGTAGCTCCCGACGCAAGCACCCATGAAGAAAGGGATGCCTAGTTGTAATGCGGCGTCATTTGCCAGTAATCGAGTTTCGATATTATCTGTGCCGTCGAGAATGAATTGATGGCCTTCGAATAATTCGAGGATGTTTTCTGGCGTCACATCCGCCACAATCCCACGCACTTTCACATCGCTGTTGATAGCGCGCAATCGACTTTCCGCAGCAATTGCTTTTGGCAATTGATCGATGACATCTTGTTCCGTGTATAATTGCTGTCTATGGAGATTGGTCCATTCCAAAATATCGCGATCGACAATCGTCAGTTCACCGACACCTGCCCGGACTAGCATCTCCGCTCCAGAAGAACCGAGTGCACCCGCTCCTAAGACGAAAACTTTTGCTTCACGAATACGCTGTTGCCCAACCAGTCCGATCGGTGCAAATAGTTCTTGCCGGGAATATTTGCCAATCAATTTGTCACAAGTCCTTCAGTGGGACTGCTAGCCACACCATAGTCACGTACTGGCATACGTCCTGCCTTATAACCGAGACGTCCCGCTTCAATCGCCATCTTCATTGCGGCTGCCATCATGACAGGATTTGCCGCTTCTGACACTGCTGTATTTAACAAGACACCGTCTGCTCCGAGCTCCATCGCGAATGCTGCGTCTTTTGGTGAGCCAACGCCTGCATCGATGATAACGGGGACATTGGACTGCTCAATGATGAATGACAGATTCAGCGGATTCAGAATGCCTCTGCCTGAACCGATTGGCGCAGCGCCCGGCATGATGGCATGAACGCCTAATTCGCATAGTCTTTTTGCGAGTACTACATCGTCTGACGTATAAGGCAATACAATAAAGCCTTCCTCTAATAGCATTTCAGAAGCACGTAATGTTTCTACAGGGTCTGGCAGCAATGAACGGCTGCACCCAATGATTTCAACCTTTACCATGTCACAAAGTCCGGATGCTTTTGCGAGACGCGCGATATGTACGGCTTCTTCTGCTGTGCTTGCACCTGCAGTATTTGGAAGCAATGTATAGCGAGTTAAATCCAATTGCTCTAGAAAATTAGGCTGCGATGCTTCAAAAATATCCATGCGCCGTACCGCGAATGTGAGGATGTCTGCTTCTGATTCTGCGACTGCCTGCTTTTGTATATCAAATGAAGGGTATTTCCCTGTACCTAATAATAAACGTGAAGAGAATTCTTTATCTGCAATTTTTAACATCTTCATCCGCCTCCTACAAAATGAATGATTTCAATTTGGTCTCGATCCATAATCGGTGCATCGTAGTACTCTTTTTGCAAAATTTCTTTGTTTTTCTCCACAATCAAAATACGATCACCAAGTCCTAAATGCTCAAGTAACTGCTGAATCGTCCTTACTTCCGGAACGACTGAATACGACTTTCCGTTCAGGTCAATCATTTTCTCCATTAAACGCCTCTCCTTTTCTATAACTCTGTAAAACGTTTAGTGACCGCATAGGGGATAATACAGCCGCGCCTGCTACGTTGTTTCGCTGCAAATCAGGCAAATGATGTGGCTGAATTCCGCCGATTGCATATACGGGAATCGAACTACACTTCGCAATAGAAAACAATTCGTCGGTACCGCGTGCTGGTAGGCCAGGTTTTGATTTTGTTTCGAAAACATGCCCGTATAAGAGCCAATCTGCTCCTTCTGTCGTAGCTTTTTTTGCCTCTTCTATTGAATGAATCGAGCAGCCGAATGTTAGCTCGGGAAACTTCCGACGTGCATCCCGTACACTCATGCCATAGCCCGGCAACTGCACGTTCGAAAGGTTTAGCTTGCTGGCTACGTAAGGTCTGGCATGTATAATGAGCTTTTCAAGTGGGAATCCACTATTCGCAAGACGTGAAATCACATCTATCAGTTGTTCATCTGTCTTGGACTTTTCACGCAAGATCATAGCATCCAGAAACGGTATTGTCTGTTGCAAGTGAAGTGTTAGTTCATCAAGCGAAAGACGGTCATCGGTCACGCCAAGTAATTTCATTCATGCCCCTCCAATAGAAAAAACCACTTCCCGAATCGGAAAGTGGTGGATGTGTCGACAGAAATACATACGGAACGACTCGCCACTTCCCTCCGCAGGTGCTAACCTGTTCAGGTAATAAGGGTTTCAGAGCCACACTCTTTTCTCAGTCCTTGTAAAGGATTCCCCTAATGGTCAAAATATTTCATTTTCAGAACTAGCGTATCATGTGTGTGAGAGAATGAAAAGAGTTTCTTCATAAAAATTAGAAGATGATTGCGTCAAACTATTTTATTCATTTGCCTCAATTCACTTGTATTAATTATCCTACGTATAAGATTATTTTGTGAAAACGACCTGGACGTCCATCAACTTTTGTCAAACAATACTTTTTCTTCTCGTCAAAGTGCTTTATACTGAATAGGTAGTACACATTTATGAATAGAGGAGAATCGTACGGATGAAATTAACCTATTCTGGTAAAACGAAAGACGTCTACCGCTTGGAAGATGGCCACGTGCTATTGAAATTCAAGGATGATGTAACAGGGGAAGATGGTGTATTTGATCCAGGTGCCAACACAGTAGGCCTGACGATTGAAGGTGCCGGGAAGTCTGGACTTCGCATGACGAAATACTTTTTCGAGAAATTGGAGGAGCAAAACGTACCGACACATTACATCGATGCCGATCTGGATGAAGTGACGATGACGGTGAAGCCTGCTACGGTCTTTGGTAAAGGATTAGAAGTGATTTGTCGATACCGTGCGGTCGGAAGTTTCTTGCGCAGATTCGGTGCATACGCTGAAGAAGGACAAGTACTGGATGCTTACGTGGAAGTGACGCTGAAAGACGATGAACGTCAAGATCCACCTGTTTCGGAAGATGCTTTGGCACAACTTCACATTTTAACGCATGAAGAATATGCGACACTTAAAGAATTAACAAAGCAAATTTCTGAAGTAGTGCGAAAAGAGATGGCGGAAAAAGGTTTAGAACTATATGATATCAAATTGGAATTCGGTCGCGATCCTGAGCGCAACATCATGTTGATCGATGAAATTTCAGGAGGCAATATGCGCGTTTATCGAGGCGATACATATATTGAACCAATGGAATTAGAAAAGATATTATTCTCATAAAATTTGACCGGAAACGAAAAATGTTTCCGGTTTTTTATATTTCTTATACTGGCAACCAGTGTGTGTGGCGATACATAGTTTGCTTTTTCACCAGTGTGCAGTAGTGAATTCTAGCTAATGAAAGGGCCTTTTCTATCAGCGAAACTTTAATCTGTCTGCGGCTTTCATTTATTTGTTGGAAGGGGGAAGCGGTTGCGCTCTATGTTTGTCGTTAAGCGCTCAATGTGTCTGTGTAAACGCTCTATGTCGGGCGTAAAGCGCTCAATGTCACGAGGTAACCGCTCTATCCAGTCCGCGATCCGCTCTTAAAATGATAGATACATGTTAGAATTTTGAGAAATGGGGTACACTACACACTATGAGTTCATTATCCAATCAGTAATGAACAATGAATTACATAACTTATACAAGGAGGAATTTAATGATGTGGAAATTATCAAGTATTGCATTGAGCTCAGCGTTATTGATGGCAGCTTGCGGGGGCGCTACGGATGAAGGAAATGAAAAGGAAAAAGAACCGGTGAACGGCACAGGTGATCCAGTTGTAGAAGAGGAGACAGTGGAGCCTGAAGTGATGGCGCCGGTTATAAATGTGGATGGAGAAGAAATTGGTTCTGTAACGCTAACGCAAGGGCCATCTGGAGTAGCAATGGATATCGATGTATCCGGCCTTGAGCCAGGAGAACACGGTATGCACTTCCATGAAACCGGCGTCTGTACTGCACCGGACTTTAAAGAGTCTGCTGGCGGTCATTTCAACCCAACAGATAAAAAGCATGGATTAGAGAATCCAGAAGGACACCACGCAGGAGATTTGGAGAATCTTGTGGCGGATGAAGAAGGTAACGCAAAAGTTACTGTGACGACAGATGCAGTTACGCTTGAGTCTGGAAAAGAAAATTCGTTAATGGATGAAGATGGAAGTGCATTGATTATCCATGAAGGCGCAGATGATAACATTACCGATCCAGCAGGCAATTCAGGAACACCATTTGCTTGTGCAGAGATTACATCTGAGAATATGAAGTAAGAGGTAAGGCAGGATGTCCCGAGGTGTGGGGCATCCTTTTTTCGCGTGGACGAAGTCTTAATCGAAATATATAAGAACTGGATAATCTGTATTTACAAGGGGTTTCAATCCTAATGATAAAATGGAAGAATGCATATCACCATCCTTCTTTCTAACGGTCTCTTCATTCCCACAGACGAAAAAAAGAACGCCCTCCCGGAAAGGGGCGTCCTGTTGATTATCGAACGATCGCGATAATCCCTTCTGCATCATCCAGCTTTAGCTGAATGCCTGCTGCCATCGGATCTTGATCGAGATACTGCTCAATCCAAAGGCGAAGCGCTTCGACGAGACGGGAGGTGTCCAAGTGATGCATTTTGCCATTAAGCTCTGCATCTGCTGAAAACCCAGTGTCGTCATCGTAAGCAAGTTCGACTTCCACGTCGTCTGGCATTGCACGTGACTCTTTTGCAATTAAGACACAAACCGCATTCACTACGTCTTGTTCGTAGATTATCTGTTGTTCCATTGATTCATATCCTCATTGCGTTTACGCTCTTTCTCTTTGAAGATCGCGAAAATCTTGCGAACCATGTAAATGATGAAGACAATCGCTAACACGTTAATCAGCAAGCCCATAATGGAGCCAAGCATACCCATATTCGCAAACAAGCTACCGAATAATAGACCTGCAAGTCCACCGACGAATAGACCTTTCATCAAGCCGCCACCCATTCCGCCTGGCTTCTTCGCTGTGTTACCTGCTGTTGCTTTATCATTACTTTGATTGGTGTCTTGTTTCTTTTCTGCTTTATTCGGTTGCACACGATTTGGTGTACTGAAACTCTTCTTACCGGACTTATAGCCACGTGCTTCGGCAGTAATTTCATCTTGGAAGATGATGTTCCCGATTGGCGACAAAATCAATGTCGCAGCGAGGAAAAATGCAGCAAATTTTTTCAATTGAAAATCTCCTTTAGTGCTGTAATGAAGGTCTTGGATTTACCAAAGCCCTTCTCTTTATTTTACTGGATAACTGATCGTAATGAAAGGAAATTCCCTTACTTGGCGAAGAAGTTTTCTGTATAAAATGGCTGTTCTTTGTCATTAAAGTCTACACCGATCCCAATGAACTGGTAGTCACGGATTAATATGTTTTCTCTATGGCCTTTTGAATTCATGAGCCCTTCATGTGCGAAAATACTACTTGATTGACCGTAAGCTAGATTTTCACCCGCACTGACGAACGTTACTCCTTGCTTTTTCATCCGGTCGAAAGGGGACTCGCCTTGTAAGTTTTCATGACTGAAGTAATCTTGTACTGCCATATCTGTACTATGCAGACGGGCTGTTTCGGATGCAAGTTCGTCCCATGTTAAAATGGAGCGGCCATGTCGAACTCTTGCCGCATTCGTCAAATCAAATAGTTGCATCTCAAAGCCTTGACGCATCGCATCGTTTTGAGGGGCATAGAGCGCGGACTTTTTTTGCTCTAGCGAATCGGCTATTAATTGTACTGCAGTTACGGTATTCGCATTATGCAGATCATAAAAGACGTAGATATAGAGACCGTCGGAATGAAAGATATCCATGCCTTCATCATTTTGCAACTTATAGATGTTTGTCCCTTTACGTATTTCAGAGATCGGTTCGCCGAGACCTTCACGTATTTCCGCTTTCGGCACACCATACTCGATGCCGATGGATGAAGCGATGAGGCGATCATTTGTATAGAGCGCATTGACGCGACGTTTGATATCGTATGACAACATGACGAAGTTCTGATAATTGTCATGGAACGTCAGCCATTCCGTTCCGTATTCATTGACGGATTTTCGCATAGGTTCACCGAGCTTTTCCTTCACTTGCGCTTCGGTTGTGCCAATTTCGATATTGTGGATGGAAATAATGCCTGTTGCCGGTGCATCGAGCACAGGTTGGGCCACTTCATCTGGGGGACTGCTTCCGACAGCTTTATCGGAAACGAATGTAATAAAATCGACAATCGATTCTTTTGTATAGTCAAGCGCAGATCCAACTACTTCCTCGTTCAGCACGGATTCTACTTTGGCATCAAGCGGTTCGAGAAACGATAAGTCCACGTATTCCGATACCGGGCCTTCCCATAGAGGCTTGAAGGCGTAGAGTAGTACTGCGAGAAAGAGTAACTGAAACAGGCGTTTTATCATAAGAAACCCACTCCTCCATCATATTATACTCTGTTTCACCCTCAGCAATACAGTGGTAACTATGAAATGTTGAAAATTTTCCTACAGAGTAGCAGGAAAAAGGGTATACTAAAAAAAGAATGGAAGTTTGGAAGGAGTGGATGGCATGTTCGGTGGCGTGAGCAGTGTACCTTCCTGGTTTTATATAGTCGCATTTGCAGTCGTCATATTGATTGTCCTGATTACGGAATGGCGAACAAGATGAAGAATGAATTTCATTAGAAAGAAGGAAAAAATATGTTAACATTTGAAGAAAAACAACAGATTATAGAAGAGTTCCCGGAGTTAGTGAAGAAAGAAGTGTCTATGAAACGCTTGAACTATCATTATGAAGAGTCGTTGTATGATAAAACGGTAGTCGTGCAGCATTTGCACCCGAACGGTAATGCATTTGTCTACGTGGCAGATGTTCAAGGTTATGAAGCAGATGACCGCGGTCTAGTCAATGTACGCGATTACTCTGCGGATGAATTCCGTGCAGTGATCCGCGCGGCAATTGAAGGATTGGCGACAGAGGTGCAAGAACCTGAAACAATCGCAGAGACTTGGCAAAATTCCAATGGTCAAATGCTGACGCTTCTTGAAGAAGATGGCTTCTTTAATATTTATCATGAAGTCAACTTAGAAGAGGGCTTCGGAGATTACGGTGAGGCGGCAAGTTATTTGAAAGAAGAAGGCTTTTCCGTCAAAACGAAATAACAGCTACAGGGGTGATATCGAATGAAGGGTAAAACAGTTGCGATTTGGATGATCGTGGTGTTGATTGTGGCGGTAGTGGGCGTCGTGTTAATGGTGCAAGCTACCTTCAAAAGTAATCCAACACAAAAAAATCATCAATCAATGGACAACCAGTCGTATACCGAAATCGGTACGTTTGGCTGGCAATAAAAAGTAGAATGACTGCCAGGGATGTACTATTCCTGGCAGTTTTTTGTCGTGTGGAGTTAGTGGTTATGCGAGTACCATCGCCAACGCGTCTCAGCAAATGAAAAAAGCCGCTCAAGTATTCCGGTCAACCTGGACGGAATCTTGCGCGGCTTCATTTTATTTCTTGATGCTATTTTGCTGACTAGTTGATCGGTATAGGCCTTTGCCAAACGGTAGCCACC encodes the following:
- a CDS encoding globin-coupled sensor protein; amino-acid sequence: MWSTKKRKTPSLVRPISAVPINLQVPTKEIQLQLDAIQLSERDLQLLRALKGPMNDRMDEIVEAFYSSVIAVPTLSQMIKKYSTTDYLRKTLAIHLAGLFDGVINESYLINRSKVAGAHLRIGLEPKWYIAAFQNLHSTMLDILFDLELDRAEEHEMIVALSKILNFEKQLVLEAFEESTNDAIHANQQQVKNSVKQQIGSIALEIEGKSESTYAVVNDLIEQSTVLEGEIQESIVRSETSVDQAQSGIEQMAQMVVTSETIVKETQGMAALIEELNRSSIQIEEVVQLVKNIADQTNLLALNSAIEAARAGVHGKGFAVVADEVRNLADQTKRSTDNIAQHVAQSKAKTRAVHDAIDTVTKFADMGMKETETTRETFRNITETVHLTIDDIQHFSDHMKNLQGVITSIGDVSKEVVSTSYELEEAINVL
- a CDS encoding ABC transporter permease; the encoded protein is MFLAWSEIKKNKLRFLLITSILLLVSFLVFFLSGLANGLASMNREAIDTWKVDAVLLTEESDKSLYESALNKEVAEELNAKETAVVSQMGAIANNGATKQNVMLFGIDREEFIKPEVSEGDPTFYVQNGVVASDVLKDEGFRIGDTLELSSSDTELTIVGFTEKARFNASPILYMKLNDMQKIKYGDAYTMNKDMVNAIVIKDKDWDTLSLPDNTEIIETETFIENLPGYTEQNLTLTYMIYFLFVISAAIVAIFLYVLTVQKISMFGLMKAQGISSAYLARSVIAQTFILALIGVVLAFGLTLLAGSFLPNAVPIMFDIPTMIIYGLVLIVVAILGAVISVWTIIRIDPLEAIGG
- a CDS encoding ABC transporter ATP-binding protein, which gives rise to MVLELRNTKKTFGEGNTLVEAMKETNFVVERGELVAVIGPSGSGKSTFLTVAGGLQSPSEGQVIINGKELSQLNEKQRSKIRLQEIGFILQASNLVPFLTVDEQLELLNKVKRGNMSKDEQRKLYEDLGITKLHKNYPSDLSGGERQRVAIAKALFSKPAILLADEPTASLDSDRAFEVMELLRNETKTNQTATIVVTHDVRLIKYVDKVYKMTDGVLRLESVAEADLNE
- a CDS encoding ThiF family adenylyltransferase; protein product: MIGKYSRQELFAPIGLVGQQRIREAKVFVLGAGALGSSGAEMLVRAGVGELTIVDRDILEWTNLHRQQLYTEQDVIDQLPKAIAAESRLRAINSDVKVRGIVADVTPENILELFEGHQFILDGTDNIETRLLANDAALQLGIPFFMGACVGSYGLTFPIGVKEGSPCLHCLLEALPPQSLTCDTVGVISPIVVTTAARQTAELLKCITGASMEPRLESVDLWTGERAAMDVQSMKKPSCPSCSATPVYPYLSANEVIRTAVLCGRDTVQLTWPKHRQVELLPFAESIRGIVSNLKQNPYLVSCEYNDHRLVLFRDGRMLVHGTKDIMVARKIISGLLG
- a CDS encoding thiazole synthase, with protein sequence MKMLKIADKEFSSRLLLGTGKYPSFDIQKQAVAESEADILTFAVRRMDIFEASQPNFLEQLDLTRYTLLPNTAGASTAEEAVHIARLAKASGLCDMVKVEIIGCSRSLLPDPVETLRASEMLLEEGFIVLPYTSDDVVLAKRLCELGVHAIMPGAAPIGSGRGILNPLNLSFIIEQSNVPVIIDAGVGSPKDAAFAMELGADGVLLNTAVSEAANPVMMAAAMKMAIEAGRLGYKAGRMPVRDYGVASSPTEGLVTN
- the thiS gene encoding sulfur carrier protein ThiS, with amino-acid sequence MEKMIDLNGKSYSVVPEVRTIQQLLEHLGLGDRILIVEKNKEILQKEYYDAPIMDRDQIEIIHFVGGG
- a CDS encoding thiamine phosphate synthase, giving the protein MKLLGVTDDRLSLDELTLHLQQTIPFLDAMILREKSKTDEQLIDVISRLANSGFPLEKLIIHARPYVASKLNLSNVQLPGYGMSVRDARRKFPELTFGCSIHSIEEAKKATTEGADWLLYGHVFETKSKPGLPARGTDELFSIAKCSSIPVYAIGGIQPHHLPDLQRNNVAGAAVLSPMRSLNVLQSYRKGEAFNGEND
- a CDS encoding phosphoribosylaminoimidazolesuccinocarboxamide synthase — translated: MKLTYSGKTKDVYRLEDGHVLLKFKDDVTGEDGVFDPGANTVGLTIEGAGKSGLRMTKYFFEKLEEQNVPTHYIDADLDEVTMTVKPATVFGKGLEVICRYRAVGSFLRRFGAYAEEGQVLDAYVEVTLKDDERQDPPVSEDALAQLHILTHEEYATLKELTKQISEVVRKEMAEKGLELYDIKLEFGRDPERNIMLIDEISGGNMRVYRGDTYIEPMELEKILFS
- a CDS encoding superoxide dismutase family protein — protein: MMWKLSSIALSSALLMAACGGATDEGNEKEKEPVNGTGDPVVEEETVEPEVMAPVINVDGEEIGSVTLTQGPSGVAMDIDVSGLEPGEHGMHFHETGVCTAPDFKESAGGHFNPTDKKHGLENPEGHHAGDLENLVADEEGNAKVTVTTDAVTLESGKENSLMDEDGSALIIHEGADDNITDPAGNSGTPFACAEITSENMK
- a CDS encoding DUF2653 family protein; translated protein: MEQQIIYEQDVVNAVCVLIAKESRAMPDDVEVELAYDDDTGFSADAELNGKMHHLDTSRLVEALRLWIEQYLDQDPMAAGIQLKLDDAEGIIAIVR
- a CDS encoding CAP-associated domain-containing protein; amino-acid sequence: MIKRLFQLLFLAVLLYAFKPLWEGPVSEYVDLSFLEPLDAKVESVLNEEVVGSALDYTKESIVDFITFVSDKAVGSSPPDEVAQPVLDAPATGIISIHNIEIGTTEAQVKEKLGEPMRKSVNEYGTEWLTFHDNYQNFVMLSYDIKRRVNALYTNDRLIASSIGIEYGVPKAEIREGLGEPISEIRKGTNIYKLQNDEGMDIFHSDGLYIYVFYDLHNANTVTAVQLIADSLEQKKSALYAPQNDAMRQGFEMQLFDLTNAARVRHGRSILTWDELASETARLHSTDMAVQDYFSHENLQGESPFDRMKKQGVTFVSAGENLAYGQSSSIFAHEGLMNSKGHRENILIRDYQFIGIGVDFNDKEQPFYTENFFAK